A portion of the Edaphobacter bradus genome contains these proteins:
- a CDS encoding glycoside hydrolase family 88 protein, producing MRLVAAAVVLGLAVGSGTARVVGSADSPSEKMAETVVKMWPAGVVTAVNHPGVWGYEEGVLLDGMAAEWHSTAVGADFKYIKAAVDKYVADDGTIKTFGAEAHSLDSIEMGRAVMLVYQVTQQAKYAKAAKFLEEQLAGQPRTPSGGYWQKETYPNQMWLDGAYMAEPFRAAYAATFQQPGDFDDIAKQLLLMDAKMRDPKTGLMKHGWG from the coding sequence ATGAGGCTGGTTGCGGCTGCGGTGGTGCTGGGACTTGCGGTGGGGAGTGGAACGGCGCGGGTTGTGGGGAGCGCTGACTCGCCTTCGGAGAAGATGGCCGAGACAGTGGTTAAGATGTGGCCGGCCGGCGTGGTGACGGCGGTGAATCATCCGGGCGTGTGGGGATACGAGGAGGGTGTGCTGCTGGATGGGATGGCGGCGGAGTGGCACTCGACCGCGGTGGGCGCGGACTTCAAGTACATCAAGGCCGCGGTGGATAAATATGTAGCTGACGATGGCACGATCAAGACGTTTGGTGCTGAGGCGCATAGTCTCGACAGTATTGAGATGGGGCGCGCGGTCATGCTGGTGTATCAGGTGACTCAGCAGGCGAAGTACGCCAAAGCGGCGAAGTTTCTGGAAGAGCAACTGGCAGGACAGCCGAGGACGCCAAGCGGAGGATACTGGCAAAAGGAGACCTATCCCAACCAGATGTGGCTCGATGGAGCGTACATGGCCGAGCCCTTCCGGGCGGCTTATGCGGCGACGTTTCAGCAGCCTGGCGATTTCGACGATATTGCGAAGCAGCTTCTGCTGATGGATGCGAAGATGCGCGATCCAAAGACAGGGCTGATGAAGCATGGGTGGGGATGA